Proteins from a single region of Verrucomicrobiota bacterium:
- a CDS encoding MFS transporter — translation MSMLSRSVPGAGLDVISERAISKAKWRLMPLILLLYFIAFVDRVNVSFAALTMNKDLGLTPVTYGWGAGIFFIGYVLFEVPSNWALVRVGARRWIARIMFSWGLASMLMAASRGPVTFLVFRFLLGAAEAGFAPGIVYYMMSWFPSKERANVVSIYYLGVPLATIIAGPLSGLILDHLNGWAGLRGWQWLFLSEGFPAIVASFIALRFLTNSPQEANWLDEEERTSLVTLLNRDQDRSAGHGHAHFGAALRDRSVWLLSFAYIFIVMGLYGFGFWMPIIIQRFGFSNTAVGFISAIPYLIGAFVMYFWARHSDRTRERRWHFTIASLALAIGLASAVAPVHAIAFAGIVLSAAGVLSAVPVFFTIPAAFLKGPAAAGGLALVNATGNVGGFFAPIVVGWIAQRTGNPASGLLFVAAAVILAPFIILSLDRKKISEAE, via the coding sequence ATGAGCATGTTATCACGCTCCGTGCCCGGCGCAGGGCTCGATGTGATCAGCGAACGGGCCATCAGCAAGGCCAAGTGGCGGCTGATGCCCCTGATTCTGCTTCTCTACTTCATTGCGTTCGTAGACCGCGTCAACGTCAGCTTCGCAGCGTTGACGATGAATAAGGACCTCGGACTCACCCCGGTCACTTACGGGTGGGGCGCCGGTATCTTTTTCATTGGTTACGTCTTGTTCGAAGTGCCCAGTAATTGGGCGCTGGTACGCGTCGGCGCCCGGAGATGGATTGCCCGGATCATGTTTTCATGGGGACTCGCTTCGATGCTGATGGCCGCCAGCAGGGGACCCGTCACCTTCCTTGTCTTCCGATTCCTGCTCGGCGCCGCGGAAGCGGGCTTCGCTCCCGGTATCGTCTATTACATGATGAGTTGGTTTCCGTCGAAGGAGCGGGCCAACGTCGTATCGATTTACTATCTGGGCGTTCCGTTAGCAACCATCATTGCGGGACCGTTATCGGGGCTGATTCTGGATCACCTGAACGGGTGGGCCGGACTCCGGGGCTGGCAATGGCTGTTTCTTTCCGAGGGATTTCCCGCGATCGTCGCGTCGTTTATCGCCCTGCGTTTCCTGACCAACAGCCCGCAGGAAGCGAACTGGCTCGACGAAGAAGAGCGCACGTCACTTGTCACCCTGCTGAACCGTGATCAGGACCGAAGCGCGGGCCATGGCCACGCGCACTTCGGTGCCGCTTTGCGGGACCGTTCGGTCTGGCTGTTGAGCTTTGCGTACATCTTCATCGTGATGGGCTTATATGGCTTCGGATTCTGGATGCCCATCATCATTCAGAGATTCGGGTTTTCCAACACGGCCGTGGGATTTATCTCCGCCATCCCGTACCTGATCGGCGCCTTCGTGATGTACTTCTGGGCCCGCCATTCGGACCGGACCCGTGAACGGCGCTGGCACTTTACTATTGCGTCCTTAGCGCTCGCGATCGGGCTAGCCTCTGCGGTTGCCCCCGTCCATGCGATTGCGTTCGCCGGCATTGTCCTGAGTGCAGCCGGCGTGCTCTCCGCGGTGCCCGTATTCTTCACGATCCCGGCGGCGTTCCTCAAAGGGCCCGCCGCCGCGGGAGGGCTCGCGCTGGTGAACGCCACCGGAAACGTCGGCGGTTTTTTCGCACCGATCGTGGTGGGGTGGATTGCGCAACGTACGGGCAACCCGGCCAGTGGCCTGCTCTTCGTCGCGGCAGCCGTCATCCTGGCGCCGTTCATCATTCTGAGCCTGGACCGAAAAAAGATTTCAGAGGCGGAGTGA
- a CDS encoding SDR family oxidoreductase, producing the protein MTLLKDKFAVISGAATENGIGYATARVFAEHGATVALLDLERNDPQKKAAALGEQHRGYVCDVTRREACQQVAEQIIKDFGAVDILINNAGITQPIRILDIKPENYDAVLDVNLRGMLNLSQAFIPHMISRGRGSIACTSSVSGQAGGGVFGGPHYSAAKAGMLGLAKDMAKELGPKGIRVNAVTPGMVATDIRGDKMTQEVMDRIVAGIPLGRIGTPAEIANVFLFLASDLSSFVTGATIDVNGGMYIRA; encoded by the coding sequence ATGACGCTACTTAAAGATAAATTCGCCGTCATTTCCGGCGCGGCCACCGAAAACGGCATCGGCTACGCCACCGCGCGCGTGTTCGCTGAACACGGCGCGACCGTTGCATTGCTGGACCTTGAACGAAATGATCCGCAAAAGAAGGCCGCCGCGCTGGGCGAGCAGCACCGGGGGTACGTTTGCGACGTGACCCGGCGGGAGGCTTGCCAGCAGGTGGCGGAACAAATCATCAAGGACTTCGGTGCCGTCGATATCCTCATCAACAACGCCGGGATCACGCAGCCGATTCGGATTCTGGATATCAAGCCCGAGAACTACGACGCGGTTCTCGACGTCAACCTGCGCGGCATGCTTAACCTTTCCCAGGCGTTTATCCCGCACATGATCAGCCGCGGCCGCGGTTCGATCGCCTGTACTTCCTCCGTGTCCGGCCAGGCTGGGGGCGGCGTGTTCGGCGGCCCGCATTACTCCGCCGCGAAGGCGGGCATGCTCGGCCTGGCTAAAGACATGGCAAAAGAGCTCGGGCCGAAGGGTATTCGAGTCAATGCAGTTACGCCCGGGATGGTGGCGACGGACATCCGCGGGGACAAGATGACTCAGGAAGTTATGGACCGGATCGTCGCCGGTATCCCGCTGGGCCGGATCGGCACGCCGGCGGAAATCGCCAACGTCTTCCTGTTTCTGGCTTCGGACCTTTCGTCGTTTGTGACCGGGGCGACGATCGACGTGAACGGCGGTATGTACATACGGGCATGA
- a CDS encoding sugar phosphate isomerase/epimerase, with protein MSRILSISTAPYDGYEFPAALDSIAACGATHVEPAFIVGYTEPFDEEAFNADNTKQYAAWLKQSGLACFAFSSHIDLGRPGADRIFARRMDFAGALGAKVINTNAAIRDYAESFFRNIETLTAHAERLDMIIALENPGNGEDNLINVARDGLDLVARIGSPQVRLNYDAGNTVSHRPGQVDPAQDALAAMPACAHVHIKDVQTRPEGYFFVPLGEGEVGCAAILQAVRSREDLNLAIEVPLRLHRDPAAQPVRRNSRVDLADIETTLRRCLAFVRDQLG; from the coding sequence ATGAGTCGGATCTTATCCATTTCAACCGCACCCTACGACGGGTACGAATTTCCCGCGGCCCTCGACAGCATTGCTGCCTGCGGGGCGACGCACGTGGAACCGGCGTTTATCGTCGGATATACGGAGCCCTTCGACGAGGAGGCGTTCAACGCAGACAACACGAAACAATACGCGGCCTGGCTGAAACAGAGCGGCCTCGCGTGTTTTGCCTTTTCTTCACACATTGACCTCGGCCGGCCCGGCGCAGACCGGATCTTTGCGCGCCGGATGGATTTCGCGGGGGCATTGGGAGCAAAGGTGATCAACACCAACGCTGCGATCCGGGATTACGCGGAGTCCTTCTTCCGGAACATAGAAACGCTCACCGCGCATGCCGAACGGCTCGACATGATCATCGCCCTGGAAAATCCGGGGAACGGCGAAGATAACCTGATTAACGTGGCCCGGGACGGCCTGGACCTGGTGGCCCGAATCGGGTCACCGCAGGTCCGGCTGAATTATGACGCCGGAAACACGGTTTCCCACCGGCCCGGCCAGGTTGATCCGGCGCAGGACGCGCTGGCCGCGATGCCTGCCTGCGCGCACGTCCACATCAAGGATGTCCAGACCCGGCCCGAGGGTTATTTCTTCGTGCCCCTCGGCGAAGGCGAAGTCGGGTGCGCCGCGATCCTGCAAGCCGTGCGATCCCGCGAGGACCTCAACCTGGCCATCGAGGTTCCGCTCCGGTTGCATCGAGATCCCGCAGCGCAGCCGGTGCGCCGGAACTCCCGGGTTGACCTCGCGGACATAGAAACCACCCTTCGCCGTTGCCTCGCCTTTGTTCGTGATCAGCTCGGCTGA
- a CDS encoding ABC transporter permease: MAARSSNLPPAWATNALLAVVLVIAVAVMSTLSDTFLTADNLLNATRFMTEIGLVALGMTLVMITGGIDLSVGAVIALTAVVVGLLIQAGIGAWPAALLGLCLGTLLGALNGVVITRVGLPPIIITLATLAIYRGVAYGISAARAFPIPDSLSVLGQGYLGPLPVQLPLFLIVAAVVWLVLARTTFGRTLYALGVNETAARFAGLRADRVKLAAYAVSGLLSAAAAVIFISRVSSAKANAGEGYELDAITIVVLGGGSVAGGRGGVIGTLLGLAIIGVTRNGLTQAYIPPEVQAILIGAVLVAAVVGNELFARWWANRRAPSRTTASPPPAVGGQARTAAG; encoded by the coding sequence ATGGCCGCCCGTTCTTCCAATCTGCCGCCCGCCTGGGCTACCAACGCCCTGCTTGCCGTCGTGCTGGTCATCGCCGTTGCGGTGATGTCCACGTTGTCGGACACTTTTCTCACCGCCGATAACCTGTTGAACGCAACCCGTTTCATGACCGAGATCGGCTTGGTCGCGCTCGGGATGACGCTGGTGATGATCACCGGCGGGATCGATCTGTCCGTCGGTGCGGTCATCGCACTGACCGCCGTCGTCGTGGGCCTGCTCATCCAGGCGGGCATCGGCGCCTGGCCCGCCGCGTTGCTCGGGTTGTGCCTCGGCACCCTTCTCGGCGCGCTCAATGGGGTTGTCATCACCCGCGTCGGGTTGCCGCCGATTATCATCACCCTGGCTACCCTGGCAATCTACCGGGGTGTCGCCTACGGGATCTCCGCCGCGCGCGCCTTCCCGATTCCTGATTCGCTGAGCGTGTTAGGTCAGGGTTACCTGGGGCCGTTGCCCGTTCAGTTACCGCTTTTTTTGATCGTGGCTGCGGTCGTCTGGCTGGTCCTGGCGCGGACGACCTTCGGCCGGACTCTTTATGCCCTCGGCGTTAACGAAACCGCCGCCCGGTTCGCCGGGTTGCGCGCGGACCGGGTCAAGCTGGCGGCCTATGCGGTCTCCGGCCTGCTGAGCGCGGCGGCGGCGGTCATCTTCATTTCGCGCGTCTCCAGCGCCAAAGCCAATGCGGGTGAAGGTTACGAGCTGGACGCGATTACCATCGTGGTGCTCGGCGGCGGATCCGTGGCCGGGGGCCGCGGCGGCGTGATCGGGACGCTGCTTGGCCTGGCCATTATCGGTGTCACGCGGAACGGGCTGACCCAGGCCTACATTCCGCCTGAAGTGCAGGCCATCCTGATCGGGGCCGTGCTGGTAGCGGCGGTAGTCGGCAACGAACTGTTTGCCCGCTGGTGGGCCAACCGGCGTGCGCCTTCCCGGACCACGGCCTCGCCGCCGCCGGCCGTTGGCGGCCAGGCGAGAACCGCTGCCGGTTAG
- a CDS encoding ABC transporter permease: MYVDYRRQLSLAVFLVLLTAGLALRNPVFASPGNLRDICVNASHLGIAALGMFLVILIGQIDVSVGAILAICSTLAGLLAKQGIPTPVVLLAAVLAGTVLGGVNGLIVAGLRIHSIVVTLGTASIYRGLLIKATGGSWIYGLPPQFTAFGQGKLLGMPIPVITLVVVYLLAAFLLSRIPGGRALFAVGSNPGAARLAGIPVARVQVLAFVLNGALVGLAAVVFASRFTVIQSNAGVGFEFAAITAVLVGGANIFGGSGTVFGTLLGTLVISALASALIFLGINSLWEPCFQGLFILAAVILDRVRRPAASPI, translated from the coding sequence CGCTTCCCCCGGAAACCTGCGGGACATCTGCGTCAACGCCTCGCACCTGGGTATCGCTGCGCTTGGGATGTTTCTCGTTATTCTCATCGGCCAGATTGACGTGTCGGTGGGCGCCATCCTGGCAATCTGTTCCACCCTGGCCGGGCTCCTGGCAAAACAGGGAATTCCCACCCCGGTGGTGCTGCTGGCCGCCGTTCTGGCCGGTACGGTCCTCGGCGGGGTTAACGGCCTTATCGTCGCCGGCTTGCGGATTCATTCCATCGTCGTGACCCTCGGCACCGCCAGCATTTACCGGGGTTTGTTGATCAAAGCCACCGGCGGTTCCTGGATCTACGGCCTGCCCCCGCAATTCACGGCGTTCGGCCAAGGCAAACTGCTCGGGATGCCGATTCCGGTTATCACGCTGGTCGTGGTTTACCTGTTGGCTGCGTTCCTCTTGAGCAGAATCCCCGGAGGACGCGCGTTGTTCGCCGTCGGTTCCAACCCGGGTGCGGCTCGTCTGGCCGGTATCCCGGTAGCCCGGGTGCAGGTCCTGGCCTTCGTCTTGAACGGCGCCCTGGTCGGGCTGGCGGCAGTGGTTTTTGCCAGCCGCTTCACCGTGATCCAATCAAACGCCGGGGTCGGGTTCGAATTCGCCGCGATCACCGCCGTACTCGTGGGCGGCGCCAACATTTTCGGCGGTTCCGGAACGGTCTTCGGGACGCTGCTCGGTACCCTCGTTATCTCCGCCCTGGCAAGCGCGCTCATCTTCCTTGGCATCAACTCGCTGTGGGAACCGTGTTTCCAGGGGCTCTTCATCCTGGCGGCCGTGATTCTCGACCGCGTCCGCCGGCCTGCCGCGTCGCCGATCTGA